The genomic stretch GAGTGTGTTTTCCTGTGCTGAGCCTAGATACAACCCAGTCACCCTGTCCCAGTACCTGAACCGCCAGAGACACATACTGCATGGCTATGAGAGGAAGGAGCTGAGGCACCTACCAAAGATCGTCCAGCTGGTATCTCGGCTGCTGTTGGACATTGCAGAGAATCGACAGGTGATTGAGGAAGACATTCTGGAGGCCCCTGATATTCATGACATCGAGATGACTCTCAGCATCATTGAGCAGATGGGCCCTGGGGTATTTGCAAAGGAGCCCCGTTTACCAGGTACACCCACCTTACCCAGACATTTCCACGAGCCACCCATCTTCTACCATCGAAAAAGTCTGAGCTACAGTGAGTCCGACCTGAGACGTCTGGGCTCACAGCTCAACCTCCTCACACAACCTCTCGGCTCCTTATCACAGAGTAATATTGAAATTACTGCCTCCCCAACTGAGCCTGCTCTCTCCGCACCCCAGTCTCAGCGTTGCAATAGCAACTCGTCTGACATCTCATATGGCTCAACCGGCTCACTCTGGCAAATCAAGGATGTAGAAAACCAAAAAGGCGGCTCCCTTCTGCTGAAGAAAGCGAAGCAGAAAACCATCCAACGTAGCGAGTCTGTTGGACACAGGGAGCTTTCAAAAAAGGCTAGCATGTTGTCCAGGTGGAAGGCAGAGCAGAGGGAAGAGTTGACAATGAATGGGATGAAGTATCAAGGGCTCAAAGAGGACCAATCAGATAAGTCAGAGGTGCCCTTTATCACACTGCAGTCAGAGTTGTCCCTGGATGCCCGGAGGTTGCTCGTTGCACAGGCCCTGGCAGTGGACCTCTTTCTTGATGGGGAAGAAGAGCACAAGAACAGAGTCTTGGCCTGGCAGGTACTGACCCATACCAGTGATGCATGTAGAGCTAGTGTTACGCTAAAATGTCAGTTACGTCACCAGTTAAATGTTCATGACAGACTACAAATCACATCGATAACAAAGTCACTGGTGCACGCACCCAGTGTTGGAAAGATTGCTTTTGAACTTGAAAAGTTGACAGACTATTAGTTACCATGTTAAAAATGTAGGTCATGTATGTATGTCATGTAACTATTTTAATTAGTTATTACTTGAATGAAAAGTTCATCGGGCAGACAAGAGGTAGTGGTGCAAATTCAAACATGGGAACCAGTTAAGAAAAAAGTCTCAAAATTTGAACGCATTCTGCCGTATGAATGGAGCCTGTCTGACCGTAGAGGCCGCTCCTTGGAAGCTGTCCGACTGGCGTTGCAATCAAATCAGTTCAAGCGGCTTTGCTAACCCATGTTGTCCGGAAAATATAAAATTCTGCATGGCGAAAAGATGCAAAGCAACAGACTCAGTGTTATATTTGTATGTAACCCCTATGTAATCACTAACATTATGGTTACTTAATTACTAGTTTAATTACTGACTAGTTACTGGCCTACACTGCATGCACCCTGGTCCAAAAGTCGCAGTCGTTTGCCtgacatgacattttattttgagttggCAATTGGACTTTTTTCTTGATTTGTTATCtccaaacatacacacattgatacatacagtacatacaaggATTGGTacatgagaaaacaaatgtaattattttttaaagatgcaataacAAAATGTGTCTGAACAAGTTGCATCAGTCACACACATGTGCAGACAGGGTCTAACATGGCCACCCAAATGTGCGCAGGCAGAACTGAACCAAGGCGGTGGCTGGGAGAGGCTGTGTATGGAGCGGGATCCGTTCATCCTCACTGGGCTCATGTGGGCATGGCTGGAACAGCTTAAAGAGCCGGTCATCTCCATCCAGGAAGCTAAAGCCCTGAACCCCTACAACACTGATACTCACACTGTCCTCGACACACTTGATCAGGTCAGTGCACACtcgaaacacaaaaacacaaaacaacagcaatacCATAATTAAATGCCTGGACAGTAAAGCTCCCAAGTTTATGTACagatatgtttatatatatatattttggtTTAACCCTTTCTCATTTCTTTCAAGGCCCCTAAACAAACACTAACGTGTATACTTGACTGTATGGCTCATATGCTGTCGATTCCAGAAGAGGTTGAAAACGCATTCTTGGAGCGTACTATCAAGGCTTTCACCTGGGTAAGACAAGCAATACGCCTCATAACGTTGGTTTAATTTCAACAATTTCATCCACTTTCTCgtctttggttttgtttcaaCAACTTAACAGTCCTGTTTGCCTCTGAACAGATGGAAAATAACTCGGAAGATGAAAGCCAAGTGTTTGAGTCCATGACTACAGTCCTGCGATGTGTCCTTGAGGACATGAGATGTGCGGATGTTGGAGATGATGAGACACCCaagtctgcttttttttaacataggTACCTCAATGTGGCagcatgaaagagaaaaaaattgtGCCTTGTaagaaaattatttaatttgtaaattttgaaaatgtgggCTGAATACAAACATTTATAGTATGTAGATTGTTGTCACGAACACTCCTCAGTGTTTTCTTACCTCAGTAGCGAGTTTAGGTAACATATTGACGAACACTGGCCTCATTACTGATATGTTTTAAGTCTGAaaacctgttggagaagccaACAGTGGTGTTAGCCCGTTGGAAAAGCTAACATTGATATAAGCCTGCTGAAGAAGCTAACATTGAttttagcctgttggagaagtgAACACTGGTGTTCGCCTGTTGGAGAAGCAAACTTCTATATGAGCCTGCTGGAGAGGCCAACACTggtgttagcctgttggagaagcgaACACTGGTGTAAGCCTGTTAGAAAAGCTAACACGGGTGTTACATCAATGTTAGCTTTTCCCTCAGGCTAACACCAGGCCTGTTGGAAAAGCTAACATTGATGTAAGCCCGTTGGAAAAGCTAACACTGGTGTAAGCCTGTTGGCTTTAAATTTCCCAGACCATCCATTAATGGGTATGAAGGCTATCCTCTCATCCACCGACATACATCAAAGCTAAAATTTACCGCCCATCTTTTCTGGTACATTATGGCACACTAGCTAGACAGTAACAAGTGGTGTTATACAGCCGTTATCACAGACACAGGCAGTCTTGTGTGCACTCCATACAGGCATGACAAGAGGAGTGCCAATTGAAAAACTGCATTTACAGTTCAAGCTAGGATTTCTTTAGACACCCGGATAGGACACAACTATGAGTTTAACTGCTTCTGTAACAGGAAGATCAAATTTTTTCAGTCTTCGAAACTTACATGCAGTTAGgacatttttctgtaatgaggccTCAGGGgaccaaaatacattttacaattaattATGCCTTAAGATTGGTCGCATTTCACACTGACATGCCTCCGCTCCAACAGTGTAGTTATAGAACATTATCTTTACACCTGTACAGACTTCTCTTTTCTTAACAAGCAATGCCTTTCCCATAACATAGTGTGTCTCACCTGTAATAAGCGTGACATTCAGTTTTCTGTAAACATAGACGTAAGCATATATGAAGAACAGTTCATAATAAAAGCAAATGTTCCTCCTCCCGGTGGACTGTGCAAACTTCTTGTAGATGCCTTTCTGAGGAGCAGTGTTGCTCAGGAAGTGAAAGAATACGCTTTTAAGACATCTTTCCCATCTTTCCCTTCTGCTGAGGCCACGATGCTGGAGTAGTCACAGGCGACGTGAGTGAACCCTCTACAACAAAGAGCACAAAAGACAAAGTTCCAACATTAGGCTGCCAAGCAACATGAGGATACAGAGAAAATACCTGTGTTCAAGCATTTGCATTTGCCGTTGATACAGCAGATCCATACTAAAGCATACAGTACctggacattgtgtgagagccTCCCAGTAAGTGGTACCGACTCTCCAGGGTCAGCCCACGGTCTCTGTCGTTTCTCCATGTCGACACTCGTAAGGAGAGGTCCTGAGACGCTGTCACCACACGGAAGCTATCCTGTAAGTGTGACGACGACACAAATTCTTTAAGAGACACTTATACTTGCATCTTATCACGCAGCCTACAAAATGTAAACAGGTGAAGGGATTATTCTTTTTGGAatcacagaagagaaaacaccaGCCTAccacacacagagaagagatAGGCAGTGTGTGCTCTTTAAAGCTGGCAAGCAGGGCTCCTTTCAGAGAGTAGACCCACAGCTCCTGGTCAGCTGCCAACACTAAGCAGTTGCTGTCCTTGGCCTCTAACAGGATGTGTGAGGACCATGTGTTGAGTGTCAAGGGGAAGGACTCCACCTGCTGGACTGAGTTGATAAGAGATTCACACTGCATGCAGGGTATATTCCTATTTTTTGCTGAATTTCTATCAgtatctacggaagccctaaagggccatgcattcatacattttattttctccgttttcccgtgataacgagttaatttcatttgttttctcgagatctcgagttattatctcgaaataacaactgacgtt from Pagrus major chromosome 7, Pma_NU_1.0 encodes the following:
- the ptpdc1b gene encoding protein tyrosine phosphatase domain-containing protein 1, with the protein product MAHAKTSGGALMEYLRAPRAKYTIVGEAIRYVIPGHMQCSIGCGGQTCKYDNPSFWSEGQQAIKGLYSSWVTDHLLAMSRPSTEIIEKYNIIDQFRRNGIKTVINLQIPGEHASCGNPLEPESGFSYRPELFMENNIYFYNFGWSDYGVANLTTVLDMVKVMAFALQEGKIAVHCHAGLGRTGVLLACFLAYATRMTANQAISYVRAKRPNSIQTRGQLRCVREFVQFLAPLRSVFSCAEPRYNPVTLSQYLNRQRHILHGYERKELRHLPKIVQLVSRLLLDIAENRQVIEEDILEAPDIHDIEMTLSIIEQMGPGVFAKEPRLPGTPTLPRHFHEPPIFYHRKSLSYSESDLRRLGSQLNLLTQPLGSLSQSNIEITASPTEPALSAPQSQRCNSNSSDISYGSTGSLWQIKDVENQKGGSLLLKKAKQKTIQRSESVGHRELSKKASMLSRWKAEQREELTMNGMKYQGLKEDQSDKSEVPFITLQSELSLDARRLLVAQALAVDLFLDGEEEHKNRVLAWQAELNQGGGWERLCMERDPFILTGLMWAWLEQLKEPVISIQEAKALNPYNTDTHTVLDTLDQAPKQTLTCILDCMAHMLSIPEEVENAFLERTIKAFTWMENNSEDESQVFESMTTVLRCVLEDMRCADVGDDETPKSAFF